In Antechinus flavipes isolate AdamAnt ecotype Samford, QLD, Australia chromosome 3, AdamAnt_v2, whole genome shotgun sequence, a genomic segment contains:
- the LOC127558220 gene encoding olfactory receptor 2L2-like: protein MCTNREILEEIKGNLVAQQFLSIPSSDPTGKQFQKHPPMEEWNQTTTGFFLLGLFPPTKTGLLLFLLVVLIFLIAFLGNSTMILLIWMDHHLHTPMYFLLSQLSLMDLIYICSTVPKMAVNFLSGDNFISLVACGFQSFCFLVIAAGEGLLLASMAIDRYVAICRPLHYPILMNKRMCLLMIAGSWVSASINSIFHTVYALCMPYCKSRVINHFFCDIPAMVPLACIDTWAYEYTVLFSTNLFLLVPFIGIMASYGRVLYAVYHMHSTQGRKKAFTTCSTHLTVVSFYYAPFVYTYLRPPSLRSPEEDKNLAVFYTILTPMLNPIIYSLRNKEVLGAFQRVLGRSLPQKE, encoded by the coding sequence aTGTGCACCAATAGGGAgattttagaagaaatcaaaggaaatttGGTTGCACAGCAATTTCTTTCCATTCCCTCATCTGATCCCACAGGAAAACAATTCCAGAAACACCCTCCTATGGAGGAATGGAATCAAACTACCACTGGTTTCTTCTTACTGGGACTGTTTCCCCCAACAAAAACTGgcctgctcctcttcctccttgttGTTCTCATCTTCTTAATTGCCTTCTTGGGTAACTCAACCATGATTCTCCTCATCTGGATGGATCACCATCTCCATACTCCTATGTACTTCCTACTCAGCCAGCTCTCCCTCATGGATCTCATATATATTTGCAGTACAGTTCCCAAGATGGCCGTCAACTTCCTATCTGGGGacaatttcatttctttggtgGCTTGTGGAttccaaagtttttgttttttagtcatagCAGCTGGTGAAGGGTTACTCTTGGCCTCCATGGCCATTGACCGTTATGTAGCCATTTGCCGTCCCCTCCATTATCCTATTCTCATGAACAAGAGAATGTGTTTGCTGATGATTGCTGGGTCCTGGGTCTCTGCATCCATCAATTCCATTTTCCATACAGTGTATGCACTCTGTATGCCCTATTGCAAGTCCAGAGTCATTAACCATTTTTTCTGTGATATCCCTGCCATGGTGCCTCTGGCCTGTATAGATACCTGGGCCTATGAGTACACTGTGCTCTTCAGCACCAACTTGTTTCTTTTGGTCCCTTTCATTGGTATCATGGCTTCCTATGGCCGGGTTCTCTATGCTGTTTACCACATGCACTCAACACAGGGGAGGAAGAAAGCTTTCACGACTTGTTCCACCCACCTGACTGTGGTCAGCTTCTACTACGCCCCATTTGTGTACACATATCTAAGGCCCCCATCTCTGCGCTCTCCAGAAGAGGACAAGAACTTGGCTGTCTTCTACACCATCCTCACCCCCATGCTTAACCCCATCATTTATAGCTTGAGGAATAAAGAGGTTCTGGGAGCTTTCCAGAGAGTCCTTGGAAGATCCTTACCCCAAAAAGAGTAG